Proteins co-encoded in one Arthrobacter alpinus genomic window:
- a CDS encoding amino-acid N-acetyltransferase, with protein MSSQSSAPVIVLRPARTSDVQAIKSLVAPLAERRILISKESVTYFEAIQEFWIAEVDGETVGCGALHVMWEDLAEIRTLATADSWRGKGVGRAIVEKLLTNGRTLGVNRVFCLTFEVDFFIRNGFTVMADQSPVDPDVYSELLRSADEGIAEFLDLARVKPNTLGNTRMICQL; from the coding sequence GTGAGTTCTCAATCTTCTGCCCCCGTCATTGTCCTCCGGCCCGCCCGCACCTCAGATGTGCAGGCGATCAAGAGCCTCGTAGCGCCTTTGGCCGAGCGCCGAATTCTGATCTCAAAAGAGTCGGTGACGTACTTTGAAGCCATCCAGGAGTTTTGGATTGCTGAGGTGGACGGAGAGACTGTTGGTTGTGGTGCTCTCCATGTCATGTGGGAAGACTTGGCCGAGATCCGGACACTGGCCACCGCCGATTCCTGGCGAGGCAAGGGAGTAGGCCGCGCCATCGTCGAGAAGCTGTTGACCAATGGCAGGACCTTGGGCGTCAACCGCGTCTTCTGCCTGACCTTTGAAGTGGACTTCTTTATCCGCAACGGGTTCACCGTCATGGCTGATCAGAGCCCCGTGGACCCGGATGTCTACTCGGAGCTGCTGCGTTCCGCCGATGAAGGCATCGCAGAATTCCTGGATCTGGCACGTGTAAAACCCAACACGTTGGGGAACACCAGGATGATCTGCCAGCTCTGA
- the dhaK gene encoding dihydroxyacetone kinase subunit DhaK, with translation MKKLINDPKTVVNESVEGFGQAHADHVTVHPDPLFVTRKGAPREGKVGLVSGGGSGHEPLHAGYVGFGMLDAAVPGAMFTSPTPDAIIPATIAANAGAGVVHIVKNYTGDVLNFEMAAEMAEAEGVSVRTILVNDDVAVEDSLYTAGRRGVAGTVLVEKIAGAAAERGDNLDAVTAIGQRVNDNVRSMGVALSACTVPHAGVPSFDLAENEIEIGIGIHGEPGRRRIPMENADSITDHLLEPILADLKPNAGEKVLLFVNGMGGTPTSELYIVYRHAAKVLEAAGLVVERSLVGNYITALEMQGCSISVLRLDDEMTELWDAPVNTPALRWGM, from the coding sequence ATGAAAAAGCTCATCAATGATCCCAAGACAGTAGTAAATGAATCGGTGGAAGGGTTCGGTCAGGCGCATGCTGATCATGTAACCGTCCACCCCGATCCATTGTTTGTCACGCGCAAGGGCGCACCCCGAGAAGGGAAAGTGGGCCTAGTATCCGGCGGTGGCAGCGGGCATGAGCCGCTGCACGCAGGCTACGTGGGCTTCGGCATGCTCGATGCGGCTGTCCCGGGTGCCATGTTCACCTCGCCCACACCGGATGCGATTATCCCGGCCACCATCGCCGCAAACGCAGGTGCCGGAGTAGTGCACATTGTGAAGAACTACACCGGTGACGTGCTGAACTTTGAGATGGCAGCCGAGATGGCTGAAGCCGAAGGCGTCAGTGTCCGAACCATCCTGGTGAACGACGACGTCGCCGTGGAGGATTCGCTGTACACGGCAGGGCGCCGCGGTGTGGCCGGAACCGTCCTGGTCGAGAAGATCGCCGGCGCTGCTGCCGAGCGCGGGGACAATCTCGACGCCGTCACCGCCATTGGGCAGCGCGTCAACGACAACGTGCGCAGTATGGGCGTGGCCCTGTCCGCCTGCACCGTCCCGCACGCCGGGGTTCCCAGTTTTGACCTTGCCGAGAACGAGATTGAGATTGGCATTGGCATCCACGGCGAGCCCGGACGGCGCCGCATTCCGATGGAAAACGCCGACTCCATCACAGATCACCTGCTGGAACCGATCCTCGCTGACCTCAAGCCGAACGCTGGCGAGAAGGTGCTCTTGTTCGTCAATGGCATGGGCGGCACGCCCACCAGTGAGCTCTACATTGTCTACCGGCACGCAGCCAAGGTGCTCGAAGCAGCAGGACTGGTGGTGGAGCGTTCGCTGGTGGGCAACTACATCACGGCGCTGGAGATGCAGGGCTGCTCCATCTCGGTGCTGCGCCTGGATGATGAAATGACCGAATTATGGGACGCTCCGGTGAATACTCCGGCGCTGCGATGGGGGATGTAA
- the dhaL gene encoding dihydroxyacetone kinase subunit DhaL: protein MSHILDAAWAQRWLRLSAEVIAENRMALIELDRAIGDGDHGENMDRGFSAILEKLDAEPPATPGAAFKLAAMTLMSKVGGAAGPLYGTAFLRAATAVGDATELDVNMLAAALTAARDGVVARGKAEVGEKTMIDAWTPAVEAAVAAAAAGTDPAAALDAAATAAEAGALSTDPLIARKGRASYLGERAIGHRDPGAASSALILRAAVHAAGDGA, encoded by the coding sequence ATGAGCCACATACTTGATGCTGCCTGGGCGCAACGCTGGCTGCGACTCTCCGCCGAGGTTATCGCGGAAAACCGAATGGCCCTGATTGAACTCGACCGAGCCATTGGGGACGGTGATCACGGTGAGAACATGGACCGCGGCTTCAGTGCCATCCTTGAGAAGCTCGACGCCGAGCCGCCCGCCACTCCTGGTGCCGCCTTCAAATTGGCGGCCATGACCTTGATGTCGAAGGTGGGCGGGGCTGCGGGGCCACTGTATGGCACGGCGTTCTTACGTGCCGCAACGGCTGTTGGCGATGCCACTGAGCTGGATGTCAACATGCTCGCGGCGGCCCTGACCGCGGCGCGCGACGGTGTTGTTGCCCGCGGCAAGGCCGAGGTAGGGGAGAAAACCATGATTGATGCGTGGACTCCTGCTGTCGAGGCGGCGGTTGCCGCAGCGGCAGCTGGCACGGATCCGGCGGCCGCACTGGACGCTGCCGCCACGGCCGCCGAAGCCGGGGCGCTCTCCACCGATCCGCTCATTGCGCGCAAGGGCAGGGCAAGCTATTTGGGGGAGCGGGCCATTGGGCATCGCGATCCCGGAGCCGCCTCGTCGGCGCTCATTTTGCGTGCCGCCGTCCACGCCGCCGGGGATGGCGCATGA
- the dhaM gene encoding dihydroxyacetone kinase phosphoryl donor subunit DhaM: MSVGLVIVSHSEKLAAGVVELASQMAPDVVLVAAGGMDDGGIGTSLEKVMTAMGLADTGAGAVVLTDLGSAVMTAESALEFLGSPETVLLADAPLVEGAIAAAVSAQSGASADVVCKAAETALAPAHATGAVTAVEHPAGEPQADGAVTALLTLINPMGLHARPAAALAGQLGAMDVDIEVNGVDGQSVMMLMTLGAAQGTELNVSATGPDAQRAVDLVRSQVEAGFGEL, from the coding sequence ATGAGCGTGGGGCTAGTCATCGTCTCGCACAGCGAAAAGCTGGCGGCTGGCGTGGTTGAACTGGCTTCCCAGATGGCCCCCGACGTGGTCTTGGTTGCCGCAGGAGGGATGGACGACGGCGGCATTGGGACCTCGCTGGAAAAGGTCATGACCGCGATGGGGCTGGCCGATACCGGAGCCGGTGCCGTGGTGCTCACCGACCTTGGCTCGGCTGTCATGACCGCCGAATCCGCCCTGGAATTTTTGGGTAGTCCGGAAACGGTACTGCTGGCCGATGCGCCCCTGGTTGAGGGCGCCATTGCGGCAGCAGTCTCAGCCCAATCGGGCGCCTCGGCCGATGTTGTGTGCAAGGCCGCCGAGACGGCACTTGCCCCCGCGCACGCCACTGGTGCGGTGACCGCCGTCGAGCATCCAGCAGGCGAACCTCAGGCCGACGGGGCCGTGACGGCGCTGCTCACCCTGATCAACCCCATGGGTCTGCACGCTCGCCCGGCCGCTGCTCTGGCCGGGCAGCTGGGGGCCATGGATGTGGACATTGAGGTCAACGGCGTGGACGGGCAGTCGGTAATGATGTTGATGACGCTCGGCGCAGCGCAGGGCACTGAGCTGAACGTTTCGGCCACAGGGCCCGACGCGCAGCGCGCCGTTGACCTGGTGCGCAGCCAAGTGGAAGCCGGGTTCGGCGAGCTCTGA
- a CDS encoding A/G-specific adenine glycosylase: protein MPVTVSPNVPPTELHKVINTWFQDGARDLPWRRNCSAWGILVSEIMLQQTPVVRVQPVWEQWLERWPTPADFAGAPAADVLRAWGKLGYPRRALRLHAAAAEIVAKHGGTVPDSYPELLALPGVGTYTAAAVAAFAFGRRTTVVDTNIRRVHARLVIGQALPAPALTAAETTLATNLLPEDDAESVLWNAAVMELGAVICTARSPKCGQCPVLEQCAWIAAGQPEPTYIPKGQPWAGTDRQVRGAVMAVLRAASSPIHADLLWDAEAAQLHAEVALELGKLHKLNTHAPQLERALAGLVVDGLAQLSEAGYHLPS from the coding sequence ATGCCAGTCACAGTTTCACCCAACGTGCCGCCCACCGAACTGCACAAAGTCATCAACACCTGGTTCCAGGACGGTGCCCGGGACCTGCCGTGGCGCCGCAACTGTTCGGCGTGGGGAATCCTGGTCAGCGAGATCATGCTGCAGCAAACACCGGTGGTCCGGGTGCAGCCGGTATGGGAGCAATGGCTGGAGCGTTGGCCCACACCCGCTGACTTCGCTGGCGCCCCGGCCGCTGATGTCCTGCGAGCCTGGGGCAAGCTCGGCTACCCGCGGCGGGCCTTGCGCTTGCACGCTGCCGCCGCGGAAATTGTTGCGAAGCACGGCGGCACCGTCCCCGACAGCTATCCGGAACTTCTGGCGCTTCCCGGTGTGGGGACGTACACGGCCGCCGCGGTTGCCGCGTTTGCTTTTGGCCGGCGCACCACTGTGGTGGACACCAACATCCGCCGCGTCCATGCCCGGCTCGTCATTGGCCAAGCCCTTCCGGCCCCGGCTCTTACGGCGGCCGAGACCACTCTGGCTACGAATTTGCTGCCCGAGGATGACGCCGAGTCGGTCCTGTGGAATGCCGCGGTGATGGAACTGGGCGCTGTCATCTGCACAGCCCGCAGCCCCAAGTGCGGGCAATGCCCGGTCTTGGAGCAGTGCGCCTGGATTGCCGCCGGCCAGCCCGAGCCCACCTACATCCCCAAGGGTCAGCCTTGGGCTGGCACGGACAGGCAGGTGCGCGGCGCGGTGATGGCGGTGTTGCGGGCGGCCAGTTCACCGATCCATGCAGACCTCTTGTGGGACGCGGAGGCCGCACAGCTTCACGCCGAGGTGGCTCTGGAGCTGGGCAAACTCCACAAGTTGAACACCCACGCACCTCAGCTGGAGCGCGCCCTCGCTGGCCTGGTGGTAGACGGCCTCGCCCAACTCTCCGAAGCCGGCTACCACCTGCCCAGCTGA
- a CDS encoding helix-turn-helix domain-containing protein, with product MHIQPDFRAFGENLRKLRKEKVRLTQSEFALYVNMDRSYISGLECGHANPSLDIIVRLAHGLGVHPGELLKPLPKVPLLSNGEPAS from the coding sequence GTGCATATTCAACCCGACTTCCGCGCATTTGGGGAGAATCTCCGCAAGCTTCGAAAGGAAAAAGTCCGGCTAACCCAATCGGAGTTTGCCCTTTACGTCAACATGGACCGCTCCTACATCAGCGGACTCGAATGTGGGCACGCCAACCCGTCCCTGGATATCATCGTCAGACTCGCTCACGGTCTGGGCGTCCACCCGGGCGAGCTACTCAAGCCGCTACCGAAGGTACCGTTACTAAGCAACGGTGAACCGGCAAGCTGA
- the disA gene encoding DNA integrity scanning diadenylate cyclase DisA, with the protein MLRSPEEALKATLARVAPGTPLRDGLERILRGRTGALIVLGSDKTIESLCSGGFEIGIDFASTSLRELAKMDGAIVCDKDATKILRAAVQLVPDPSIETQESGTRHRTAERVAIQTGVPVVSVSQSMQIIALYVGGLRYVLEGSEKVLARANQALATLERYRARLDQVTSSLSALEIEAMVTVRDVAVTLQRHEMVRRISEEIAQYVLELGVDGRLLSLQLEELSATRGSGADMVIRDYTDPETTDVDLAVAALQDIDQADLIDLSLIANVVGLTSGNDSLDGIIQPRGYRLVSGLKAVPRAIAGRLVDHFGGLQNLMAATIDELMMVDGIGELRARNVREGLSRIAEASLLDRFL; encoded by the coding sequence CGGGAACGCCGCTGCGTGATGGGCTGGAACGTATTCTTCGTGGCCGCACGGGCGCTCTCATTGTGCTCGGTTCCGACAAAACCATTGAAAGCCTGTGCTCCGGCGGCTTTGAGATCGGCATCGATTTCGCCTCCACAAGTCTGCGGGAACTGGCCAAAATGGATGGTGCCATTGTCTGCGACAAGGATGCCACCAAGATTTTGAGGGCGGCTGTGCAGCTGGTCCCGGACCCCAGCATTGAAACTCAGGAATCGGGCACCCGGCACCGCACAGCTGAACGCGTAGCCATCCAGACGGGTGTTCCCGTGGTTTCCGTCAGCCAGTCCATGCAGATCATTGCCCTCTACGTTGGCGGTCTGCGCTACGTCCTTGAAGGTTCCGAGAAGGTTTTGGCGCGCGCCAACCAGGCCCTCGCCACCTTGGAACGGTACCGGGCGCGGCTGGACCAGGTAACAAGCTCCTTGTCCGCGCTTGAAATCGAAGCCATGGTTACTGTCCGCGATGTTGCCGTCACCCTGCAGCGTCACGAGATGGTGCGCCGCATCTCCGAGGAAATTGCTCAGTACGTTCTGGAACTCGGCGTGGATGGGCGCTTGTTGTCACTGCAGCTGGAGGAACTTTCAGCCACTCGCGGCTCCGGCGCAGACATGGTGATCCGCGACTACACGGATCCGGAGACCACCGACGTTGACCTGGCAGTTGCTGCCCTGCAGGACATTGACCAGGCCGATCTCATCGACTTGAGCTTGATAGCCAACGTTGTTGGTCTGACATCAGGCAACGATTCCCTCGACGGCATCATTCAGCCGCGCGGCTACCGTCTGGTCTCGGGCCTCAAAGCAGTCCCGCGCGCCATTGCGGGACGCCTGGTTGACCACTTTGGTGGCTTGCAGAACTTAATGGCTGCGACGATTGACGAGCTCATGATGGTGGATGGAATTGGCGAGCTGCGGGCCCGCAATGTTCGCGAGGGCCTCTCCCGCATCGCCGAGGCCAGCCTGTTGGACCGCTTCCTCTAA